In a genomic window of Flavobacterium sp. KACC 22761:
- the queA gene encoding tRNA preQ1(34) S-adenosylmethionine ribosyltransferase-isomerase QueA yields the protein MKLSHFNFNLPKELLAEFPAENRDESRLMVIDRKKNTIEHKMFKDVINYFDDGDVLILNNTKVFPARLYGNKEKTGARIEVFLLRELNSEQRLWDVLVDPARKIRIGNKLYFGDDDSLVAEVIDNTTSRGRTLRFLYDGSYEEFRNKLTELGETPIPKYINRDVTPEDAERYQTIYAKEEGAVAAPTAGLHFSKHLLKKLEIKGVNFAEVTLHVGLGTFNPVEVEDLSKHKMDSEELIITQAACDIVNEGKAKKKRICAVGTTSMRAIESSVSSANTLNPYEGWTNKFIFPPHDFSIANCMITNFHTPKSTLLMMISAFCGHDLMKKAYEEAIKEGYKFYSYGDAMLIL from the coding sequence ATGAAATTATCACACTTCAATTTCAACTTACCGAAAGAACTTTTGGCTGAATTCCCAGCAGAAAACAGAGACGAATCTCGCTTAATGGTAATTGACCGTAAAAAAAACACTATCGAACATAAAATGTTTAAAGACGTGATCAACTATTTTGATGACGGAGACGTTTTAATTCTTAACAATACAAAAGTTTTCCCTGCGCGTTTGTACGGAAACAAAGAAAAAACTGGAGCTAGAATTGAAGTTTTCTTGTTAAGAGAATTAAATTCAGAGCAACGTTTATGGGATGTTTTAGTAGATCCTGCTAGAAAAATCCGTATTGGTAACAAACTTTATTTTGGTGACGACGATTCATTAGTTGCTGAGGTAATCGACAATACGACATCTCGTGGTAGAACTTTACGTTTCTTATACGATGGTTCTTATGAAGAATTCAGAAATAAATTGACTGAACTTGGAGAAACTCCAATTCCTAAATACATCAACAGAGATGTTACTCCAGAAGATGCTGAAAGATACCAAACCATCTACGCAAAAGAAGAAGGAGCTGTAGCAGCGCCAACTGCTGGTTTGCACTTTTCAAAACACCTTTTGAAAAAATTAGAAATCAAAGGAGTAAATTTTGCTGAGGTAACTTTGCACGTAGGTTTAGGAACTTTTAACCCAGTTGAGGTTGAAGATTTATCGAAACACAAAATGGATTCTGAGGAATTAATTATCACTCAAGCAGCTTGTGATATTGTAAACGAAGGAAAAGCAAAGAAAAAACGTATTTGTGCTGTAGGAACAACTTCTATGCGTGCAATTGAAAGTTCTGTTTCTTCTGCAAATACATTGAATCCTTACGAAGGATGGACAAATAAATTTATTTTCCCTCCTCACGATTTTAGTATTGCAAACTGTATGATTACAAACTTCCACACTCCAAAATCAACATTATTGATGATGATTTCTGCTTTCTGTGGTCACGATTTAATGAAAAAAGCATACGAAGAAGCAATCAAAGAAGGATACAAATTCTATTCTTACGGAGATGCGATGTTAATCTTGTAA